A DNA window from Augochlora pura isolate Apur16 chromosome 9, APUR_v2.2.1, whole genome shotgun sequence contains the following coding sequences:
- the Npc1a gene encoding Niemann-Pick type C-1a isoform X1 gives MRWLDVSPRGHSRTLTEARMSRVNTMLLALSVCWLITTVSAASEGHCVWYGECYKDVHMKNCPYTGPPKPLDFEGQKLLAKNCPHLVQDSGNGINTCCNTSQLQTMDSNIKLAANFISRCPSCLDNLVKHFCEFTCSPIQSTFINVTEILKKDDVEYINMIDVYITNKYLEGTFNSCSKVSVPSSGNLAMDIMCGEWGASRCTPLKWFFYMGDAAHNYYVPFQITYINTDTPVGPFTPVDPKITPCNKALNKNEPACSCLDCEESCPVPPPMPPLPSPFTMYGYDGYAVTMIIVYICGSVLFMLSIVCFSNRKQIVTRGEEVGRQVGRRLAAGLHHPGDGARIALAADQEDSPLQSKRSSVISADDLPSGFDDEQRSTFIERLGAGTDKLLAEFFCWWGTACASRPWFVLFVGFLFIVGMGHGIKYIHVTTDPVELWAAPQSRSRIEREYFDQHFEPFYRNEQIIITSKGLPNIVHETTNGPITYGPVFNDTFLRTIYQLQEKIKQIVTPNNYTLADICFAPLTGPFTGPPTVSECVIQSIWGYYQDSMATFNASSIEDNYTVNYLDHFGACTQNPFNPNCLAPYGGPIEPAIAVGGFLKPGEDLHHPSYEKATAIILTLLVNNYHDKSKLVPAMEWEKSYIEFMKNWTATEKPDYMDIAFTSERSIEDELNRESQSDVLTILVSYVIMFAYIAISLGQMKSCSRLLIDSKITLGLGGVLIVLASVVCSVGLFGFVGIPATLIIIEVIPFLVLAVGVDNIFILVQTHQREGRRPNESIAEHIGRTLGQVGPSMLLTSVSESCCFFLGGLSDMPAVRAFALYAGMALLVDFLLQVTCFVSLLALDTIRQANNRLDICCFIHGSKKDNGDEAINGILYKLFKVAYVPLLLKKWVRAVVMLVFFGWLCSSIAVVPHIEIGLDQELSMPEDSFVLKYFKFLNSYLSIGPPMYFVVKDGLNYSDPRHQNLVCGGQYCNSDSVSTQLFIASHQSNRTYIAKPAASWLDDYIDWTQFPSCCKYFVGNNSFCPHAEFSNRCTTCNIDTVDGRPTSMEFEKYVSFFLQDNPDENCAKAGHAAYGHGVDYTTNPKTGLSQVGASYFMTYHTILKTSADYYESMRAARAVSANITTMLNDHLTSYGETGGVEVFPYSVFYVFYEQYLTMWPDTLHSIGISLFAIFVVTFLLMGLDIFSSVVVIITITMIVVNIGGLMYWWHITLNAVSLVNLVMAVGIAVEFCSHLVHSFSVSVKTTRVERVADALTNMGSSIFSGITLTKFGGIVVLGFAKSQIFKVFYFRMYLGIVLFGAAHGLIFLPVLLSYIGVMSRRRRNRARYCTSRARNELRSEEHGPHSPLLQDDNNQFPTTSYASVNYIDAADYRVAF, from the exons TACAAAGATGTGCATATGAAGAATTGTCCATATACTGGACCACCCAAACCATTGGACTTCGAAGGACAAAAATTACTCGCTAAGAATTGTCCACATTTAGTCCAAGATTCTGGAAATGGAATCAATACCTGTTGCAATACCAGTCAACTACAAACTATGgattctaatattaaattagcaGCCAATTTTATAAGCAGATGTCCCAGCTGCTTAGACAATTTAGTAAAGCATTTTTGTGAATTCACTTGTAGTCCGATTCAGAGTACATTCATTAATGTTACAGAGATTCTAAAAAAAGATG atgttgaatatattaatatgatagATGTTTACataacgaataaatatctaGAAGGCACATTTAACTCCTGCAGTAAAGTGTCGGTACCCAGTTCAGGAAACTTAGCTATGGATATAATGTGTGGAGAATGGGGTGCTAGTAGATGCACGCCATTGAAATGGTTCTTCTACATGGGCGATGCTGCGCATAACTACTACGTTCCCTTCCAAATAACGTATATAAACACGGACACTCCGGTTGGTCCTTTTACGCCTGTAGATCCGAAAATTACACCATGCAATAAGGCATTGAAC aaaaatgagCCAGCCTGCAGTTGCTTGGATTGTGAGGAAAGTTGTCCGGTACCACCACCGATGCCTCCTCTGCCAAGTCCATTTACCATGTACGGCTACGATGGCTACGCGGTGACAATGATAATTGTCTATATCTGTGGTTCAGTCCTCTTCATGCTCTCCATAGTGTGCTTCAGTAATAGAAAACAGATTG tcaCACGAGGGGAGGAAGTAGGAAGGCAGGTGGGTAGACGCCTAGCCGCAGGGTTACACCACCCAGGAGATGGTGCTCGTATTGCTCTCGCCGCAGACCAGGAAGACAGCCCACTACAATCTAAGCGTTCCA GTGTGATATCTGCAGATGACTTGCCGAGCGGATTCGACGACGAACAACGGTCGACCTTTATCGAAAGATTAGGCGCAGGTACCGATAAACTGTTGGCAGAGTTCTTCTGCTGGTGGGGTACAG CGTGTGCTTCGCGACCATGGTTCGTGCTATTCGTTGgtttcttatttattgttgGCATGGGACACggtataaaatacattcacGTGACCACTGATCCCGTTGAATTGTGGGCTGCGCCTCAATCTCGCTCGCGAATCGAAAGGGAATACTTTGATCAACATTTCGAACCATTCTATAGGAACGAACAGATTATTATCACATCGAAAGGTCTGCCCAAT ATAGTTCATGAGACAACGAACGGTCCAATAACATATGGCCCAGTGTTCAACGACACTTTCTTGAGAACAATTTATCAACTGCAGGAAAAGATAAAGCAGATTGTTACTCCAAACAATTATACCTTAGCAGATATTTGTTTCGCCCCATTAACAGGTCCGTTCACAGGACCACCAACAGTCTCAGAATGCGTCATTCAAAGTATATGGGGATACTATCAAGACAGCATGGCGACTTTCAATGCTAGTTCCATCGAGGACAATTATACAGTGAATTACCTAGATCATTTCGGAGCTTGCACACA AAATCCGTTCAATCCCAACTGTTTGGCCCCATACGGTGGCCCTATAGAACCGGCAATCGCGGTGGGAGGTTTCTTGAAGCCAGGCGAAGATCTTCACCATCCCTCTTACGAGAAGGCGACAGCTATCATTCTAACGCTTctagtaaataattatcatgaCAAATCAAAACTTGTTCCTGCTATGGAATGGGAAAAGAG TTACATCGAGTTCATGAAAAATTGGACAGCAACGGAGAAGCCGGATTACATGGACATCGCGTTCACTTCGGAACGATCGATCGAGGACGAACTGAATCGTGAATCGCAATCCGACGTTTTAACTATCCTCGTGTCATACGTTATCATGTTTGCGTACATTGCGATTTCGCTGGGTCAAATGAAGAGCTGCAGTAGACTTCTG ATTGACTCTAAAATTACACTCGGCCTCGGCGGCGTGTTGATCGTGTTGGCTTCTGTCGTCTGTTCCGTGGGTTTGTTTGGCTTCGTCGGCATACCTGCTACGCTCATTATTATTGAAGTCATACCATTCCTCGTCCTTGCTGTCGGTGTGGACAACATTTTCATTCTAGTCCAGACACATCAAAGAGAAGGTCGTCGACCAAATGAGTCGATAGCAGAGCACATTGGTCGTACTCTCGGCCAAGTGGGGCCGAGCATGTTACTCACCAGTGTGTCTGAGAGTTGTTGTTTCTTCCTAG gcGGTTTGTCCGACATGCCTGCTGTCAGAGCTTTCGCTCTTTACGCTGGCATGGCGTTATTGGTAGACTTTCTACTGCAAGTAACTTGCTTCGTCAGTTTACTGGCCTTGGACACTATTCGTCAAGCA AACAATAGACTGGATATATGCTGCTTCATACACGGTTCGAAGAAAGACAATGGCGATGAAGCAATTAACGGAATCTTGTACAAGCTCTTCAAAGTTGCCTACGTACCGTTATTGTTGAAGAAATGGGTGCGCGCGGTCGTCATGCTAGTCTTTTTCGGCTGGCTCTGTTCGAGTATAGCTGTTGTTCCACATATCGAAATTGGTCTAGACCAAGAATTATCTATGCCTGAAGATAGCTTCGTTCTAAAATACTTTAAA tttttaaatagttatttatcAATTGGACCACCGATGTACTTTGTGGTAAAAGATGGTCTAAATTATTCCGATCCAAGGCATCAGAATCTTGTGTGTGGCGGTCAGTATTGTAACAGTGATTCGGTCTCCACGCAACTATTTATAGCGTCGCATCAGTCGAATAG aacaTACATAGCGAAACCGGCGGCATCGTGGCTGGATGATTATATAGACTGGACACAGTTTCCTTCTTGTTGTAAATACTTTGTCGGGAATAACTCTTTCTGTCCTCATGCAG AGTTTTCGAACCGATGCACCACATGCAATATCGACACGGTGGACGGTCGACCGACGTCGATGGAATTTGAGAAATACGTGTCCTTCTTCTTGCAAGACAACCCTGACGAGAATTGTGCGAAAGCAGGTCACGCTGCTTATGGCCACGGCGTGGATTACACAACCAATCCGAAGACTGGCCTATCGCAAGTTGGGGCGTCCTACTTCATGACTTACcatacaattttgaaaacttCGGCCGATTATTATGAATCAATGAGAGCCGCCAGAGCCGTGTCTGCGAATATCACGACAATGCTCAACGACCACCTAACCAGCTACGGTGAAACCGGCGGTGTCGAAGTTTTCCCGTACAGCGTGTTCTACGTTTTCtacgaacaatatttaacgATGTGGCCGGACACGCTGCACAGTATAGGCATATCACTGTTCGCTATTTTTGTGGTGACTTTCCTATTGATGGGTCTGGATATATTCTCGTCCGTGGTGGTTATAATAACTATCACGATGATCGTTGTCAACATTGGAGGTTTAATGTACTGGTGGCACATTACGTTGAACGCTGTGTCCTTGGTCAACCTCGTTATG GCTGTAGGAATCGCTGTCGAATTTTGCAGTCATTTAGTGCACTCGTTCTCAGTATCTGTGAAGACCACGAGAGTTGAACGAGTAGCTGATGCATTGACCAACATGGGAAGCTCCATTTTCAGCGGTATCACACTCACCAAGTTCGGCGGAATCGTGGTACTTGGGTTCGCCAAAAGTCAGATCTTTAAG GTCTTTTACTTCCGAATGTACCTGGGCATTGTACTGTTCGGAGCCGCGCACGGCTTAATATTCTTGCCAGTGTTACTCAGCTATATCG GCGTGATGTCGCGCCGGAGGCGCAACAGGGCCCGTTACTGTACTAGCAGGGCCCGAAACGAACTTAGAAGTGAAGAACACGGGCCTCACTCTCCTCTACTCCAAGATGACAACAATCAGTTCCCAACCACTTCCTACGCCAGTGTGAACTACATAGATGCGGCGGATTATCGTGTGGCATTTTAA
- the Npc1a gene encoding Niemann-Pick type C-1a isoform X6, giving the protein MRWLDVSPRGHSRTLTEARMSRVNTMLLALSVCWLITTVSAASEGHCVWYGECYKDVHMKNCPYTGPPKPLDFEGQKLLAKNCPHLVQDSGNGINTCCNTSQLQTMDSNIKLAANFISRCPSCLDNLVKHFCEFTCSPIQSTFINVTEILKKDDVEYINMIDVYITNKYLEGTFNSCSKVSVPSSGNLAMDIMCGEWGASRCTPLKWFFYMGDAAHNYYVPFQITYINTDTPVGPFTPVDPKITPCNKALNKNEPACSCLDCEESCPVPPPMPPLPSPFTMYGYDGYAVTMIIVYICGSVLFMLSIVCFSNRKQIDDLPSGFDDEQRSTFIERLGAGTDKLLAEFFCWWGTACASRPWFVLFVGFLFIVGMGHGIKYIHVTTDPVELWAAPQSRSRIEREYFDQHFEPFYRNEQIIITSKGLPNIVHETTNGPITYGPVFNDTFLRTIYQLQEKIKQIVTPNNYTLADICFAPLTGPFTGPPTVSECVIQSIWGYYQDSMATFNASSIEDNYTVNYLDHFGACTQNPFNPNCLAPYGGPIEPAIAVGGFLKPGEDLHHPSYEKATAIILTLLVNNYHDKSKLVPAMEWEKSYIEFMKNWTATEKPDYMDIAFTSERSIEDELNRESQSDVLTILVSYVIMFAYIAISLGQMKSCSRLLIDSKITLGLGGVLIVLASVVCSVGLFGFVGIPATLIIIEVIPFLVLAVGVDNIFILVQTHQREGRRPNESIAEHIGRTLGQVGPSMLLTSVSESCCFFLGGLSDMPAVRAFALYAGMALLVDFLLQVTCFVSLLALDTIRQANNRLDICCFIHGSKKDNGDEAINGILYKLFKVAYVPLLLKKWVRAVVMLVFFGWLCSSIAVVPHIEIGLDQELSMPEDSFVLKYFKFLNSYLSIGPPMYFVVKDGLNYSDPRHQNLVCGGQYCNSDSVSTQLFIASHQSNRTYIAKPAASWLDDYIDWTQFPSCCKYFVGNNSFCPHAEFSNRCTTCNIDTVDGRPTSMEFEKYVSFFLQDNPDENCAKAGHAAYGHGVDYTTNPKTGLSQVGASYFMTYHTILKTSADYYESMRAARAVSANITTMLNDHLTSYGETGGVEVFPYSVFYVFYEQYLTMWPDTLHSIGISLFAIFVVTFLLMGLDIFSSVVVIITITMIVVNIGGLMYWWHITLNAVSLVNLVMAVGIAVEFCSHLVHSFSVSVKTTRVERVADALTNMGSSIFSGITLTKFGGIVVLGFAKSQIFKVFYFRMYLGIVLFGAAHGLIFLPVLLSYIGVMSRRRRNRARYCTSRARNELRSEEHGPHSPLLQDDNNQFPTTSYASVNYIDAADYRVAF; this is encoded by the exons TACAAAGATGTGCATATGAAGAATTGTCCATATACTGGACCACCCAAACCATTGGACTTCGAAGGACAAAAATTACTCGCTAAGAATTGTCCACATTTAGTCCAAGATTCTGGAAATGGAATCAATACCTGTTGCAATACCAGTCAACTACAAACTATGgattctaatattaaattagcaGCCAATTTTATAAGCAGATGTCCCAGCTGCTTAGACAATTTAGTAAAGCATTTTTGTGAATTCACTTGTAGTCCGATTCAGAGTACATTCATTAATGTTACAGAGATTCTAAAAAAAGATG atgttgaatatattaatatgatagATGTTTACataacgaataaatatctaGAAGGCACATTTAACTCCTGCAGTAAAGTGTCGGTACCCAGTTCAGGAAACTTAGCTATGGATATAATGTGTGGAGAATGGGGTGCTAGTAGATGCACGCCATTGAAATGGTTCTTCTACATGGGCGATGCTGCGCATAACTACTACGTTCCCTTCCAAATAACGTATATAAACACGGACACTCCGGTTGGTCCTTTTACGCCTGTAGATCCGAAAATTACACCATGCAATAAGGCATTGAAC aaaaatgagCCAGCCTGCAGTTGCTTGGATTGTGAGGAAAGTTGTCCGGTACCACCACCGATGCCTCCTCTGCCAAGTCCATTTACCATGTACGGCTACGATGGCTACGCGGTGACAATGATAATTGTCTATATCTGTGGTTCAGTCCTCTTCATGCTCTCCATAGTGTGCTTCAGTAATAGAAAACAGATTG ATGACTTGCCGAGCGGATTCGACGACGAACAACGGTCGACCTTTATCGAAAGATTAGGCGCAGGTACCGATAAACTGTTGGCAGAGTTCTTCTGCTGGTGGGGTACAG CGTGTGCTTCGCGACCATGGTTCGTGCTATTCGTTGgtttcttatttattgttgGCATGGGACACggtataaaatacattcacGTGACCACTGATCCCGTTGAATTGTGGGCTGCGCCTCAATCTCGCTCGCGAATCGAAAGGGAATACTTTGATCAACATTTCGAACCATTCTATAGGAACGAACAGATTATTATCACATCGAAAGGTCTGCCCAAT ATAGTTCATGAGACAACGAACGGTCCAATAACATATGGCCCAGTGTTCAACGACACTTTCTTGAGAACAATTTATCAACTGCAGGAAAAGATAAAGCAGATTGTTACTCCAAACAATTATACCTTAGCAGATATTTGTTTCGCCCCATTAACAGGTCCGTTCACAGGACCACCAACAGTCTCAGAATGCGTCATTCAAAGTATATGGGGATACTATCAAGACAGCATGGCGACTTTCAATGCTAGTTCCATCGAGGACAATTATACAGTGAATTACCTAGATCATTTCGGAGCTTGCACACA AAATCCGTTCAATCCCAACTGTTTGGCCCCATACGGTGGCCCTATAGAACCGGCAATCGCGGTGGGAGGTTTCTTGAAGCCAGGCGAAGATCTTCACCATCCCTCTTACGAGAAGGCGACAGCTATCATTCTAACGCTTctagtaaataattatcatgaCAAATCAAAACTTGTTCCTGCTATGGAATGGGAAAAGAG TTACATCGAGTTCATGAAAAATTGGACAGCAACGGAGAAGCCGGATTACATGGACATCGCGTTCACTTCGGAACGATCGATCGAGGACGAACTGAATCGTGAATCGCAATCCGACGTTTTAACTATCCTCGTGTCATACGTTATCATGTTTGCGTACATTGCGATTTCGCTGGGTCAAATGAAGAGCTGCAGTAGACTTCTG ATTGACTCTAAAATTACACTCGGCCTCGGCGGCGTGTTGATCGTGTTGGCTTCTGTCGTCTGTTCCGTGGGTTTGTTTGGCTTCGTCGGCATACCTGCTACGCTCATTATTATTGAAGTCATACCATTCCTCGTCCTTGCTGTCGGTGTGGACAACATTTTCATTCTAGTCCAGACACATCAAAGAGAAGGTCGTCGACCAAATGAGTCGATAGCAGAGCACATTGGTCGTACTCTCGGCCAAGTGGGGCCGAGCATGTTACTCACCAGTGTGTCTGAGAGTTGTTGTTTCTTCCTAG gcGGTTTGTCCGACATGCCTGCTGTCAGAGCTTTCGCTCTTTACGCTGGCATGGCGTTATTGGTAGACTTTCTACTGCAAGTAACTTGCTTCGTCAGTTTACTGGCCTTGGACACTATTCGTCAAGCA AACAATAGACTGGATATATGCTGCTTCATACACGGTTCGAAGAAAGACAATGGCGATGAAGCAATTAACGGAATCTTGTACAAGCTCTTCAAAGTTGCCTACGTACCGTTATTGTTGAAGAAATGGGTGCGCGCGGTCGTCATGCTAGTCTTTTTCGGCTGGCTCTGTTCGAGTATAGCTGTTGTTCCACATATCGAAATTGGTCTAGACCAAGAATTATCTATGCCTGAAGATAGCTTCGTTCTAAAATACTTTAAA tttttaaatagttatttatcAATTGGACCACCGATGTACTTTGTGGTAAAAGATGGTCTAAATTATTCCGATCCAAGGCATCAGAATCTTGTGTGTGGCGGTCAGTATTGTAACAGTGATTCGGTCTCCACGCAACTATTTATAGCGTCGCATCAGTCGAATAG aacaTACATAGCGAAACCGGCGGCATCGTGGCTGGATGATTATATAGACTGGACACAGTTTCCTTCTTGTTGTAAATACTTTGTCGGGAATAACTCTTTCTGTCCTCATGCAG AGTTTTCGAACCGATGCACCACATGCAATATCGACACGGTGGACGGTCGACCGACGTCGATGGAATTTGAGAAATACGTGTCCTTCTTCTTGCAAGACAACCCTGACGAGAATTGTGCGAAAGCAGGTCACGCTGCTTATGGCCACGGCGTGGATTACACAACCAATCCGAAGACTGGCCTATCGCAAGTTGGGGCGTCCTACTTCATGACTTACcatacaattttgaaaacttCGGCCGATTATTATGAATCAATGAGAGCCGCCAGAGCCGTGTCTGCGAATATCACGACAATGCTCAACGACCACCTAACCAGCTACGGTGAAACCGGCGGTGTCGAAGTTTTCCCGTACAGCGTGTTCTACGTTTTCtacgaacaatatttaacgATGTGGCCGGACACGCTGCACAGTATAGGCATATCACTGTTCGCTATTTTTGTGGTGACTTTCCTATTGATGGGTCTGGATATATTCTCGTCCGTGGTGGTTATAATAACTATCACGATGATCGTTGTCAACATTGGAGGTTTAATGTACTGGTGGCACATTACGTTGAACGCTGTGTCCTTGGTCAACCTCGTTATG GCTGTAGGAATCGCTGTCGAATTTTGCAGTCATTTAGTGCACTCGTTCTCAGTATCTGTGAAGACCACGAGAGTTGAACGAGTAGCTGATGCATTGACCAACATGGGAAGCTCCATTTTCAGCGGTATCACACTCACCAAGTTCGGCGGAATCGTGGTACTTGGGTTCGCCAAAAGTCAGATCTTTAAG GTCTTTTACTTCCGAATGTACCTGGGCATTGTACTGTTCGGAGCCGCGCACGGCTTAATATTCTTGCCAGTGTTACTCAGCTATATCG GCGTGATGTCGCGCCGGAGGCGCAACAGGGCCCGTTACTGTACTAGCAGGGCCCGAAACGAACTTAGAAGTGAAGAACACGGGCCTCACTCTCCTCTACTCCAAGATGACAACAATCAGTTCCCAACCACTTCCTACGCCAGTGTGAACTACATAGATGCGGCGGATTATCGTGTGGCATTTTAA